One region of Armigeres subalbatus isolate Guangzhou_Male chromosome 3, GZ_Asu_2, whole genome shotgun sequence genomic DNA includes:
- the LOC134226363 gene encoding uncharacterized protein LOC134226363 isoform X1, whose protein sequence is MEVIVLNPENPEVLKGVENNNNFAGSGDKVDEKLLDGAMATTMTSSIASILDDTTPSDSGVQLLDSESSGLNESMISSAGGFDFEVTNTQNNNNGKATVLDSPVEEELGKFVEIDVQKIDGSCVRGEEIEQAMTSSQIPDEMISSTCSTFDTENIVYRRRTKKTAPTVNKTPKKRVSFHEDILKNTKTDNIHIEHGFITYKGGANKNKPQIGTKGRYSWCSEYDDDGLDYGDEEAGDNRQYVYRNACSDVLDYGKTDVFENIEDEKNYVKYDNSGVFEYGPPEKRPFSKHAALDGKTFYKCSCSDSNSSLDSGSSNEGASNYKNQGKSNSCECIGLSNNNNNIISDNCYYSEPNIEHLDEFNGNSVGGVERVAKSVWSKEKKPKSSCLKKTKRNMMYTNVVVPEYDLNKKVKKFNVHHLSVIDNSKMIFGSLKNIFGISLPERGVPEGSEDLSAVKECIPETTESMIDDFTVVQKPKNFLSKSLDGGFGGNKLNGQQKKYVHNVDEQLRRKNDEDLYAPSRKNSVEEEEEQKQKEEEEEAICKKPQQLQLDDTEQLPTKAPYRNKYIINGESTVFEHTGVSYCYEDTGENPLIDGEDDGGTPKELPMGETTSGSFIGKTQIKKKLSNIFQKMTVIGSNATTPVSASVTAAAAPPPLLAPAPRSGGDGLEWIARDQDSCQTLTLRKQSRDELDGSLGPASAVEMSKKTAGKSQPNRMESSTISSCGSDHSSQSESKANTRDQVCNNLSSPRGSISKNRHLSSPLRKKSLTSRLEPRARMSPDLFNLGGVPSARHLNIERQLMVDEFDDILTVTTTTPNDTDKDSNDIVILDYPSTSSTPTPQPSDVELLTPEKVPFVPPLIRRHNPMTTSASSTSTSKSSLINRFLRNVTQKKILEATIKQNSFFQSKLCTEKKLFDNLVPKGVKLLNRELIEDLNAEIAMEIELSSSACQLDRIQLNDSHVGEGGYGLALGEIKFDGGGVGVGEIPVDIFNGNRLHIFRNENEALMKVFKLYNGYSREGYMTPVLVFLTDKTLYVTDQVRNRLCNKFVLPYSELDVILVGPYGNTVLLSNSARDMQQVLLAGGPYPADGLVASLELCARRGGSVLPAVGQLTLDHLAPLQAFVRDNSNVSRDDKWKYYAVVNVPAGSLGSEEEPLGPHIKGPLMHRRMSHAGFVDQWSAGYFLLKAGVLYLFADATQKLPTWAVTLAECQGARRSLNSGRPYCFELLLRTGALQLAAPDEYVASDWLQALVQAASGQLFELQERRKTLGCTLIMTSNHLLTLREDFNAPLRRNNVSSSANSSIIVSPAKENVNPNAQQPNQSSQQRKLSNSNMLDTSSEISSIRSTGSTPTRFNSSIICSSDRLSNSTTSTPTKHGMLREGGVSTNSPSRSCRRQSSIEGVPLGGGDDRSHTNMSSFYGKNSGVEVLTCASIDEMTAVKIPAVSSNWWCILEFECQEVRETSDDLVVFFSTSSEQERFLTMLESIWLTKKDEPFPASIVTSEDELYQHCSKLFVEINRSWEPLLSAALGYPQ, encoded by the exons ATGGAGGTGATTGTGTTGAATCCTG AGAATCCGGAGGTACTGAAAGGTGttgaaaataataacaattttgCGGGAAGTGGCGACAAGGTGGATGAAAAGTTACTGGACGGAGCAATGGCTACAACCATGACCAGCAGTATAGCAAGCATTCTCGATGATACAACGCCAAGTGATTCCGGAGTCCAGCTGCTGGATTCGGAGTCAAGTGGACTGAATGAGTCGATGATCTCAAGTGCTGGTGGTTTCGATTTCGAAGTCACAAATACGCAAAATAATAATAACGGCAAGGCAACTGTCCTGGACAGCCCGGTCGAGGAAGAGCTGGGAAAGTTTGTCGAGATTGATGTGCAGAAAATAGACGGAAGTTGTGTACGTGGGGAAGAAATAGAGCAGGCCATGACCAGTAGCCAGATTCCTGACGAAATGATTTCGAGCACCTGCTCGACGTTCGACACCGAGAATATTGTATATAGACGGAGGACGAAGAAGACAGCCCCAACGGTGAACAAAACCCCGAAAAAGAGGGTTTCCTTTCAcgaagatattttgaaaaacaCAAAAACGGATAACATTCATATTGAACATGGTTTTATAACGTACAAAGGTGGGGCCAACAAGAATAAGCCGCAGATTGGAACAAAAGGAAGGTACTCTTGGTGCTCGGAGTACGATGATGATGGGTTGGATTATGGAGATGAAGAGGCTGGCGATAATCGGCAGTACGTTTATAGGAACGCATGTTCGGATGTCTTAGATTATGGAAAAACAG ATGTTTTCGAGAATATTGAAGACGagaaaaactatgtaaaatacgACAATTCCGGTGTTTTCGAGTACGGACCTCCAGAAAAGCGTCCATTTTCGAAACACGCGGCTCTAGATGGTAAAACATTTTATAAATGCAGCTGCTCAGACTCCAATTCCAGTTTGGACTCGGGAAGCAGTAACGAAGGAGCCTCCAACTACAAAAACCAGGGAAAATCAAACAGCTGCGAATGCATCGGACTGAgtaacaataacaacaatatcATCTCGGACAATTGCTACTACAGCGAGCCAAACATAGAACATTTGGACGAATTCAATGGAAATAGCGTTGGTGGGGTCGAGCGGGTGGCCAAGTCTGTCTGGAGTAAAGAGAAGAAACCAAAGAGCAGCTGCTTGAAGAAGACCAAACGCAATATGATGTACACAAACGTTGTTGTTCCGGAGTACGATCTTAACAAGAAGGTAAAAAAGTTCAATGTCCACCACCTTTCCGTGATCGACAACAGCAAGATGATCTTTGGCTCACTCAAAAACATCTTCGGAATATCGCTACCGGAACGGGGAGTACCGGAAGGCTCGGAAGATCTCTCCGCGGTCAAAGAATGCATTCCAGAAACGACCGAATCAATGATCGATGACTTCACAGTTGTTCAGAAACCTAAAAACTTTCTATCCAAAAGTTTGGACGGAGGTTTCGGCGGTAACAAATTGAATGGTCAGCAAAAGAAGTACGTTCACAACGTAGACGAACAGCTGCGCCGAAAGAATGATGAAGATTTGTACGCACCAAGCCGGAAGAATAGCGTAGAGGAGGAAGAAGAGCAaaagcaaaaagaagaagaagaagaagcaatctGTAAGAAACCACAACAGCTGCAACTGGACGACACAGAACAGCTGCCGACTAAAGCTCCTTATCGGAACAAGTACATTATCAACGGAGAAAGTACCGTTTTCGAGCATACGGGAGTGTCCTACTGCTATGAGGATACCGGAGAAAACCCATTGATCGATGGAGAAGATGACGGAGGCACTCCAAAAGAACTTCCTATGGGAGAAACGACCAGCGGATCGTTTATTGGGAAAACCCAGATCAAGAAGAAGCTGTCGAATATCTTCCAGAAGATGACCGTTATCGGCTCGAATGCGACAACGCCAGTATCGGCCTCGGTAACAGCTGCAGCAGCGCCACCCCCGTTGTTAGCTCCGGCTCCTCGCAGCGGCGGTGATGGATTGGAATGGATAGCTAGGGATCAAGACAGTTGTCAGACACTGACTTTGCGTAAACAATCCCGCGATGAGTTGGACGGTTCTTTGGGCCCTGCCAGTGCTGTAGAAATGAGCAAGAAGACAGCTGGAAAGAGTCAACCGAACCGGATGGAGAGTAGCACGATATCTTCCTGCGGAAGCGATCACAGTTCGCAGTCGGAGAGCAAAG CCAACACTCGCGATCAGGTCTGCAATAATTTAAGCTCTCCGCGGGGTTCTATCAGCAAGAACCGTCATCTTTCGTCTCCGCTACGGAAGAAATCTTTGACCTCTCGCCTAGAACCCCGGGCGCGCATGAGCCCAGACCTGTTCAATCTTGGCGGGGTTCCATCTGCTCGACATCTGAACATTGAGCGTCAGCTTATGGTTGACGAGTTCGACGATATTCTCACCGTGACCACTACGACCCCCAACGACACCGACAAGGATAGCAATGATATCGTTATATTGGATTATCCCTCGACCAGCAGCACCCCGACTCCGCAACCGTCGGATGTCGAATTACTGACACCGGAAAAGGTTCCCTTCGTGCCGCCTCTCATCAGGCGACACAACCCGATGACCACTTCGGCCAGCTCAACGTCCACTTCGAAAAGTTCCCTGATCAACAGATTTCTTCGGAATGTCACACAGAAGAAAATTTTGGAGGCCACCATCAAACAGAACAGCTTTTTCCAATCTAAGCTCTGCACGGAGAAGAAACTTTTCGATAATCTGGTGCCGAAGGGGGTGAAATTGTTGAACCGAGAGTTGATCGAAGATCTCAATGCAGAAATTGCGATGGAAATCGAACTCAGCTCATCCGCTTGCCAGCTGGATCGGATCCAGTTGAACGATTCTCACGTGGGCGAAGGCGGATACGGACTAGCGCTGGGGGAAATCAAATTCGACGGAGGTGGCGTTGGAGTTGGGGAAATTCCGGTGGATATTTTCAACGGTAATCGATTGCACATTTTCAGGAACGAAAACGAAGCGTTGATGAAGGTTTTCAAGCTTTACAATGGATACAGTCGGGAGGGTTACATGACGCCGGTGTTGGTCTTTTTAACCGATAAGACTCTGTACGTCACGGACCAGGTTAGGAATAGGTTATGTAATAAGTTCGTGCTTCCTTATTCGGAATTGGATGTGATATTGGTGGGACCGTACGGGAATACAGTGCTGCTGAGTAATTCGGCGCGGGATATGCAGCAGGTTCTGCTCGCCGGTGGTCCATATCCAGCGGATGGATTGGTCGCAAGTTTGGAACTTTGCGCCAGAAGAGGCGGCTCGGTGTTGCCAGCGGTTGGGCAGCTAACGTTGGACCATTTAGCCCCACTGCAAGCGTTTGTGAGGGACAACTCGAATGTCAGTAGAGATGACAAATGGAAGTATTATGCAGTGGTGAATGTCCCAGCCGGGTCTTTGGGAAGCGAGGAAGAGCCACTGGGCCCACACATTAAGGGGCCGCTGATGCATCGGAGAATGTCGCATGCCGGTTTCGTGGACCAGTGGTCTGCTGGATACTTTTTGCTAAA AGCTGGAGTTCTGTATCTATTTGCGGATGCCACTCAGAAGTTACCGACTTGGGCCGTCACCTTGGCCGAGTGCCAAGGTGCTCGACGGTCACTCAACTCTGGCCGACCATACTGTTTCGAACTGTTACTGAGAACCGGAGCCTTACAGCTAGCAGCACCGGATGAATACGTTGCATCCGACTGGCTGCAGGCTCTTGTACAGGCTGCAAGTGGg CAGCTCTTCGAACTTCAAGAACGACGGAAGACGTTGGGTTGCACGCTGATTATGACTTCCAATCACTTGCTAACCCTTCGCGAAGACTTCAATGCCCCACTGCGGCGAAATAACGTATCATCCAGCGCCAATTCCAGCATCATCGTGTCTCCGGCCAAGGAGAATGTTAACCCTAATGCTCAACAACCGAATCAGTCTAGTCAACAGCGAAAGCTAAGCAATTCCAACATGTTGGATACATCCAGTgag ATAAGTTCCATCCGTTCGACGGGAAGTACCCCAACACGGTTCAACAGCTCCATAATTTGCAGCAGTGACCGACTTTCCAACTCAACCACCAGCACCCCCACGAAGCACGGTATGCTAAGGGAGGGAGGGGTAAGTACAAACTCCCCATCGCGTAGCTGTCGCCGGCAGTCATCGATCGAAGGCGTACCCCTGGGAGGTGGTGATGATCGAAGCCACACCAATATGAGTAGTTTTTACGGAAAGAACTCTGGCGTGGAGGTGTTGACCTGTGCCAGCATCGATGAGATGACCGCCGTCAAGATCCCAGCGGTGTCGTCCAATTGGTGGTGCATTCTG GAATTCGAGTGCCAGGAGGTGCGTGAGACGTCAGACGATTTGGTGGTGTTCTTCAGCACCAGTTCAGAACAAGAACGGTTCCTCACTATGTTAGAATCAATCTGGTTAACCAAGAAG
- the LOC134226363 gene encoding uncharacterized protein LOC134226363 isoform X2, whose protein sequence is MEVIVLNPENPEVLKGVENNNNFAGSGDKVDEKLLDGAMATTMTSSIASILDDTTPSDSGVQLLDSESSGLNESMISSAGGFDFEVTNTQNNNNGKATVLDSPVEEELGKFVEIDVQKIDGSCVRGEEIEQAMTSSQIPDEMISSTCSTFDTENIVYRRRTKKTAPTVNKTPKKRVSFHEDILKNTKTDNIHIEHGFITYKGGANKNKPQIGTKGRYSWCSEYDDDGLDYGDEEAGDNRQYVYRNACSDVLDYGKTDVFENIEDEKNYVKYDNSGVFEYGPPEKRPFSKHAALDGKTFYKCSCSDSNSSLDSGSSNEGASNYKNQGKSNSCECIGLSNNNNNIISDNCYYSEPNIEHLDEFNGNSVGGVERVAKSVWSKEKKPKSSCLKKTKRNMMYTNVVVPEYDLNKKVKKFNVHHLSVIDNSKMIFGSLKNIFGISLPERGVPEGSEDLSAVKECIPETTESMIDDFTVVQKPKNFLSKSLDGGFGGNKLNGQQKKYVHNVDEQLRRKNDEDLYAPSRKNSVEEEEEQKQKEEEEEAICKKPQQLQLDDTEQLPTKAPYRNKYIINGESTVFEHTGVSYCYEDTGENPLIDGEDDGGTPKELPMGETTSGSFIGKTQIKKKLSNIFQKMTVIGSNATTPVSASVTAAAAPPPLLAPAPRSGGDGLEWIARDQDSCQTLTLRKQSRDELDGSLGPASAVEMSKKTAGKSQPNRMESSTISSCGSDHSSQSESKANTRDQVCNNLSSPRGSISKNRHLSSPLRKKSLTSRLEPRARMSPDLFNLGGVPSARHLNIERQLMVDEFDDILTVTTTTPNDTDKDSNDIVILDYPSTSSTPTPQPSDVELLTPEKVPFVPPLIRRHNPMTTSASSTSTSKSSLINRFLRNVTQKKILEATIKQNSFFQSKLCTEKKLFDNLVPKGVKLLNRELIEDLNAEIAMEIELSSSACQLDRIQLNDSHVGEGGYGLALGEIKFDGGGVGVGEIPVDIFNGNRLHIFRNENEALMKVFKLYNGYSREGYMTPVLVFLTDKTLYVTDQVRNRLCNKFVLPYSELDVILVGPYGNTVLLSNSARDMQQVLLAGGPYPADGLVASLELCARRGGSVLPAVGQLTLDHLAPLQAFVRDNSNVSRDDKWKYYAVVNVPAGSLGSEEEPLGPHIKGPLMHRRMSHAGFVDQWSAGYFLLKAGVLYLFADATQKLPTWAVTLAECQGARRSLNSGRPYCFELLLRTGALQLAAPDEYVASDWLQALVQAASGLFELQERRKTLGCTLIMTSNHLLTLREDFNAPLRRNNVSSSANSSIIVSPAKENVNPNAQQPNQSSQQRKLSNSNMLDTSSEISSIRSTGSTPTRFNSSIICSSDRLSNSTTSTPTKHGMLREGGVSTNSPSRSCRRQSSIEGVPLGGGDDRSHTNMSSFYGKNSGVEVLTCASIDEMTAVKIPAVSSNWWCILEFECQEVRETSDDLVVFFSTSSEQERFLTMLESIWLTKKDEPFPASIVTSEDELYQHCSKLFVEINRSWEPLLSAALGYPQ, encoded by the exons ATGGAGGTGATTGTGTTGAATCCTG AGAATCCGGAGGTACTGAAAGGTGttgaaaataataacaattttgCGGGAAGTGGCGACAAGGTGGATGAAAAGTTACTGGACGGAGCAATGGCTACAACCATGACCAGCAGTATAGCAAGCATTCTCGATGATACAACGCCAAGTGATTCCGGAGTCCAGCTGCTGGATTCGGAGTCAAGTGGACTGAATGAGTCGATGATCTCAAGTGCTGGTGGTTTCGATTTCGAAGTCACAAATACGCAAAATAATAATAACGGCAAGGCAACTGTCCTGGACAGCCCGGTCGAGGAAGAGCTGGGAAAGTTTGTCGAGATTGATGTGCAGAAAATAGACGGAAGTTGTGTACGTGGGGAAGAAATAGAGCAGGCCATGACCAGTAGCCAGATTCCTGACGAAATGATTTCGAGCACCTGCTCGACGTTCGACACCGAGAATATTGTATATAGACGGAGGACGAAGAAGACAGCCCCAACGGTGAACAAAACCCCGAAAAAGAGGGTTTCCTTTCAcgaagatattttgaaaaacaCAAAAACGGATAACATTCATATTGAACATGGTTTTATAACGTACAAAGGTGGGGCCAACAAGAATAAGCCGCAGATTGGAACAAAAGGAAGGTACTCTTGGTGCTCGGAGTACGATGATGATGGGTTGGATTATGGAGATGAAGAGGCTGGCGATAATCGGCAGTACGTTTATAGGAACGCATGTTCGGATGTCTTAGATTATGGAAAAACAG ATGTTTTCGAGAATATTGAAGACGagaaaaactatgtaaaatacgACAATTCCGGTGTTTTCGAGTACGGACCTCCAGAAAAGCGTCCATTTTCGAAACACGCGGCTCTAGATGGTAAAACATTTTATAAATGCAGCTGCTCAGACTCCAATTCCAGTTTGGACTCGGGAAGCAGTAACGAAGGAGCCTCCAACTACAAAAACCAGGGAAAATCAAACAGCTGCGAATGCATCGGACTGAgtaacaataacaacaatatcATCTCGGACAATTGCTACTACAGCGAGCCAAACATAGAACATTTGGACGAATTCAATGGAAATAGCGTTGGTGGGGTCGAGCGGGTGGCCAAGTCTGTCTGGAGTAAAGAGAAGAAACCAAAGAGCAGCTGCTTGAAGAAGACCAAACGCAATATGATGTACACAAACGTTGTTGTTCCGGAGTACGATCTTAACAAGAAGGTAAAAAAGTTCAATGTCCACCACCTTTCCGTGATCGACAACAGCAAGATGATCTTTGGCTCACTCAAAAACATCTTCGGAATATCGCTACCGGAACGGGGAGTACCGGAAGGCTCGGAAGATCTCTCCGCGGTCAAAGAATGCATTCCAGAAACGACCGAATCAATGATCGATGACTTCACAGTTGTTCAGAAACCTAAAAACTTTCTATCCAAAAGTTTGGACGGAGGTTTCGGCGGTAACAAATTGAATGGTCAGCAAAAGAAGTACGTTCACAACGTAGACGAACAGCTGCGCCGAAAGAATGATGAAGATTTGTACGCACCAAGCCGGAAGAATAGCGTAGAGGAGGAAGAAGAGCAaaagcaaaaagaagaagaagaagaagcaatctGTAAGAAACCACAACAGCTGCAACTGGACGACACAGAACAGCTGCCGACTAAAGCTCCTTATCGGAACAAGTACATTATCAACGGAGAAAGTACCGTTTTCGAGCATACGGGAGTGTCCTACTGCTATGAGGATACCGGAGAAAACCCATTGATCGATGGAGAAGATGACGGAGGCACTCCAAAAGAACTTCCTATGGGAGAAACGACCAGCGGATCGTTTATTGGGAAAACCCAGATCAAGAAGAAGCTGTCGAATATCTTCCAGAAGATGACCGTTATCGGCTCGAATGCGACAACGCCAGTATCGGCCTCGGTAACAGCTGCAGCAGCGCCACCCCCGTTGTTAGCTCCGGCTCCTCGCAGCGGCGGTGATGGATTGGAATGGATAGCTAGGGATCAAGACAGTTGTCAGACACTGACTTTGCGTAAACAATCCCGCGATGAGTTGGACGGTTCTTTGGGCCCTGCCAGTGCTGTAGAAATGAGCAAGAAGACAGCTGGAAAGAGTCAACCGAACCGGATGGAGAGTAGCACGATATCTTCCTGCGGAAGCGATCACAGTTCGCAGTCGGAGAGCAAAG CCAACACTCGCGATCAGGTCTGCAATAATTTAAGCTCTCCGCGGGGTTCTATCAGCAAGAACCGTCATCTTTCGTCTCCGCTACGGAAGAAATCTTTGACCTCTCGCCTAGAACCCCGGGCGCGCATGAGCCCAGACCTGTTCAATCTTGGCGGGGTTCCATCTGCTCGACATCTGAACATTGAGCGTCAGCTTATGGTTGACGAGTTCGACGATATTCTCACCGTGACCACTACGACCCCCAACGACACCGACAAGGATAGCAATGATATCGTTATATTGGATTATCCCTCGACCAGCAGCACCCCGACTCCGCAACCGTCGGATGTCGAATTACTGACACCGGAAAAGGTTCCCTTCGTGCCGCCTCTCATCAGGCGACACAACCCGATGACCACTTCGGCCAGCTCAACGTCCACTTCGAAAAGTTCCCTGATCAACAGATTTCTTCGGAATGTCACACAGAAGAAAATTTTGGAGGCCACCATCAAACAGAACAGCTTTTTCCAATCTAAGCTCTGCACGGAGAAGAAACTTTTCGATAATCTGGTGCCGAAGGGGGTGAAATTGTTGAACCGAGAGTTGATCGAAGATCTCAATGCAGAAATTGCGATGGAAATCGAACTCAGCTCATCCGCTTGCCAGCTGGATCGGATCCAGTTGAACGATTCTCACGTGGGCGAAGGCGGATACGGACTAGCGCTGGGGGAAATCAAATTCGACGGAGGTGGCGTTGGAGTTGGGGAAATTCCGGTGGATATTTTCAACGGTAATCGATTGCACATTTTCAGGAACGAAAACGAAGCGTTGATGAAGGTTTTCAAGCTTTACAATGGATACAGTCGGGAGGGTTACATGACGCCGGTGTTGGTCTTTTTAACCGATAAGACTCTGTACGTCACGGACCAGGTTAGGAATAGGTTATGTAATAAGTTCGTGCTTCCTTATTCGGAATTGGATGTGATATTGGTGGGACCGTACGGGAATACAGTGCTGCTGAGTAATTCGGCGCGGGATATGCAGCAGGTTCTGCTCGCCGGTGGTCCATATCCAGCGGATGGATTGGTCGCAAGTTTGGAACTTTGCGCCAGAAGAGGCGGCTCGGTGTTGCCAGCGGTTGGGCAGCTAACGTTGGACCATTTAGCCCCACTGCAAGCGTTTGTGAGGGACAACTCGAATGTCAGTAGAGATGACAAATGGAAGTATTATGCAGTGGTGAATGTCCCAGCCGGGTCTTTGGGAAGCGAGGAAGAGCCACTGGGCCCACACATTAAGGGGCCGCTGATGCATCGGAGAATGTCGCATGCCGGTTTCGTGGACCAGTGGTCTGCTGGATACTTTTTGCTAAA AGCTGGAGTTCTGTATCTATTTGCGGATGCCACTCAGAAGTTACCGACTTGGGCCGTCACCTTGGCCGAGTGCCAAGGTGCTCGACGGTCACTCAACTCTGGCCGACCATACTGTTTCGAACTGTTACTGAGAACCGGAGCCTTACAGCTAGCAGCACCGGATGAATACGTTGCATCCGACTGGCTGCAGGCTCTTGTACAGGCTGCAAGTGGg CTCTTCGAACTTCAAGAACGACGGAAGACGTTGGGTTGCACGCTGATTATGACTTCCAATCACTTGCTAACCCTTCGCGAAGACTTCAATGCCCCACTGCGGCGAAATAACGTATCATCCAGCGCCAATTCCAGCATCATCGTGTCTCCGGCCAAGGAGAATGTTAACCCTAATGCTCAACAACCGAATCAGTCTAGTCAACAGCGAAAGCTAAGCAATTCCAACATGTTGGATACATCCAGTgag ATAAGTTCCATCCGTTCGACGGGAAGTACCCCAACACGGTTCAACAGCTCCATAATTTGCAGCAGTGACCGACTTTCCAACTCAACCACCAGCACCCCCACGAAGCACGGTATGCTAAGGGAGGGAGGGGTAAGTACAAACTCCCCATCGCGTAGCTGTCGCCGGCAGTCATCGATCGAAGGCGTACCCCTGGGAGGTGGTGATGATCGAAGCCACACCAATATGAGTAGTTTTTACGGAAAGAACTCTGGCGTGGAGGTGTTGACCTGTGCCAGCATCGATGAGATGACCGCCGTCAAGATCCCAGCGGTGTCGTCCAATTGGTGGTGCATTCTG GAATTCGAGTGCCAGGAGGTGCGTGAGACGTCAGACGATTTGGTGGTGTTCTTCAGCACCAGTTCAGAACAAGAACGGTTCCTCACTATGTTAGAATCAATCTGGTTAACCAAGAAG